In Anopheles gambiae chromosome 2, idAnoGambNW_F1_1, whole genome shotgun sequence, a single window of DNA contains:
- the LOC1274587 gene encoding protein kinase shaggy isoform X2, with protein sequence MAAVAATAQEMTDSVTRAAGTAGSSTAIVPIITLPGVFRRRMENLKHNSECENDEQRHNQTLPSFADAKMAASDSGVFLSMQDIDRDPPGSGTGSVIGMTRLLSSNGGSSSGARTKEPTPRLDRDRCTTLLAGSSSSTAHGGGELQRKVVQEEDPAMDGHDNDVDNDDEEVGITIRLGKKKPELRLMKDRTCQSLPDVNSARPKALPKVVTACDSTDTDGFGEADDDDDVDDDELNQASAPVRPCDTGGTSTMAPIVEQPVGSSGEEENVSSTTATTVVVPPPNNPLVKPAPVPGTGPPMVDPNVLQVFAIDPKLINKYDGLEQTLYYIDENGSPKIREKYALQRQLAEEKRQRKQQKKLERAAKFGGSLDGEPPVQCSCFSFSRLSRKLKEMCKDGSKVTTVVATPGQGPDRPQEVSYTDTKIIGNGSFGVVFQAKLCDTGELVAIKKVLQDKRFKNRELQIMRRLEHCNIVKLKYFFYSSGEKKDEVYLNLVLEYIPETVYKVARHYAKNKLTIPINYIRIYMYQLFRSLAYIHSLGICHRDIKPQNLLLNPETAVLKLCDFGSAKQLLDGEPNVSYICSRYYRAPELIFGAINYTTKIDVWSAGCVLAELLLGQPIFPGDSGVDQLVEIIKVLGTPTREQIKEMNPNYTEFKFPQIKSHPWQKLMLERMSFPTTTKTDHQRIRVFRTRTPPEAIALVSRLLEYTPGTRITPMQACAHPFFNELREGSKYLPNGREFPPLFNFTEQELAIQPSLNLILRPRNQNEAASKAGQSSSGSMEGGSGSSGNGGAGSSSGSGGVGGSGGGASASSAGDASNLAQQSCSGAAGGSAGAGVGSDDMAAASGGDANTCQPSAATSSMG encoded by the exons ATGGCAGCAGTAGCGGCGACCGCGCAAGAAATGACTGACAGTGTAACGAGAGCGGCTGGAACGGCCGGGTCATCAACAGCGATAGTACCAATCATTACGCTCCCGGGAGTGTTCCGACGGCGCATGGAGAACCTGAAACACAACAGTGAGTGTGAGAATGATGAGCAGCGTCACAACCAAACACTACCATCGTTTGCCGACGCCAAGATGGCCGCCTCCGATTCGGGCGTGTTCCTCTCGATGCAGGACATCGATCGGGATCCGCCGGGCAGTGGCACAGGAAGCGTGATAGGCATGACACGTCTGCTGTCGTCCAACGGTGGCAGCAGCTCCGGAGCACGTACAAAGGAACCCACGCCTCGGTTGGACCGCGATCGGTGCACGACACTActggcaggcagcagcagttccACGGCCCACGGTGGTGGTGAGCTGCAACGAAAGGTCGTGCAAGAGGAAGACCCCGCCATGGACGGTCACGATAACGATGTAGATAACGATGATGAGGAAGTTGGTATTACGATTCGGCTTGGCAAAAAGAAGCCAGAACTGCGACTGATGAAGGATCGTACCTGCCAGAGTCTGCCCGACGTCAACAGTGCACGACCGAAAGCGCTACCAAAGGTAGTGACCGCCTGTGATAGTACTGACACGGATGGGTTTGGCGAggcggacgacgacgacgacgtggaCGACGACGAGCTCAATCAAGCATCCGCTCCGGTGAGACCTTGTGATACGGGTGGCACATCCACGATGGCCCCTATAGTGGAGCAGCCGGTCGGTAGCAGTGGTGAGGAAGAAAATGTGAGTTCTACCACTGCCACCACCGTTGTCGTCCCTCCTCCGAACAATCCGCTAGTGAAGCCAGCCCCCGTACCGGGTACGGGACCGCCAATGGTCGACCCGAACGTGCTACAAGTGTTTGCCATCGATCCCAAACTGATCAACAAGTACGATGGGTTGGAGCAGACGCTCTACTACATCGACGAAAACGGCAGCCCCAAGATCCGTGAAAAGTACGCCTTGCAACGACAGCTGGCCGAAGAAAAGCGGCAACgcaagcagcagaagaagctgGAACGTGCGGCCAAGTTTGGCGGTTCGCTCGACGGGGAACCGCCGGTGCAGTGTTCCTGCTTCAGTTTTAGCCGACTATCCCGCAAGCTCAAGGAGATGT GTAAGGACGGTTCCAAAGTGACGACGGTTGTAGCTACACCCGGACAAGGCCCAGATAGACCACAGGAAGTATCATACACAGATACTAAGATAATTGGCAATGGAAGCTTCGGTGTCGTCTTCCAGGCGAAACTCTGTGATACGGGCGAGCTAGTCGCTATCAAGAAGGTGTTACAGGACAAACGATTTAAG AACCGTGAACTACAGATCATGCGACGACTAGAACACTGTAACATCGTTAAGCTAAAATATTTCTTCTACTCGAGTGGCGAAAAG AAAGACGAAGTTTATCTGAACTTAGTGCTCGAATATATCCCAGAAACGGTTTATAAAGTCGCCCGTCACTATGCTAAGAACAAGTTAACGATACCTATCAACTATATCCGA ATTTACATGTATCAATTATTCAGAAGTCTTGCTTATATTCACTCGCTTGGTATCTGTCACCGTGACATCAAACCACAGAACCTGCTGCTTAATCCTGAGACGGCAGTGCTAAAGCTGTGCGACTTTGGAAGCGCCAAGCAGCTGCTGGACGGTGAGCCAAACGTGTCGTACATCTGCTCCAGATATTATCGAGCACCGGAGCTGATATTCGGCGCTATCAACTACACCACTAAAATTG ACGTATGGAGTGCAGGATGCGTGCTTGCAGAACTGTTGCTCGGACAACCAATCTTCCCGGGAGATTCTGGCGTCGATCAGCTGGTGGAAATCATCAAAGTCCTCGGCACACCGACACGGGAGCAGATCAAAGAGATGAATCCCAATTATACGGAATTCAAATTCCCTCAGATCAAGAGTCATCCATGGCAAAAG TTAATGCTAGAGCGAATGTCTTTCCCTACCACGACCAAGACCGACCACCAACGTATTAGA GTGTTCCGGACACGCACCCCACCGGAAGCGATCGCACTGGTTTCCCGTCTGCTGGAGTACACGCCGGGCACGAGAATTACTCCGATGCAAGCATGTGCCCATCCGTTCTTCAACGAATTGCGAGAAGGCAGCAAGTATCTGCCGAACGGTCGCGAATTTCCACCGTTGTTCAACTTCACCGAGCAAG AGCTTGCCATTCAGCCAAGTCTGAACCTGATTCTGAGGCCCAGAAACCAAAACGAGGCCGCTTCCAAGGCAGGACAATCGTCAAGCGGATCGATGGAAggtggcagcggcagcagtggCAACGGTGGTGCCGGCAGCTCATCTGGCAGCGGTGGCGTTGGAGGTAGTGGCGGTGGAGCTAGTGCCAGTAGCGCTGGCGATGCGAGCAACTTGGCGCAGCAATCCTGTAGCGGTGCAGCTGGAGGTAGCGCCGGCGCTGGCGTTGGATCGGACGATATGGCAGCCGCAAGTGGGGGTGATGCAAACACCTGTCAGCCTTCTGCTGCCACCTCATCGATGGGTTAG
- the LOC1274587 gene encoding protein kinase shaggy isoform X1: MAAVAATAQEMTDSVTRAAGTAGSSTAIVPIITLPGVFRRRMENLKHNSECENDEQRHNQTLPSFADAKMAASDSGVFLSMQDIDRDPPGSGTGSVIGMTRLLSSNGGSSSGARTKEPTPRLDRDRCTTLLAGSSSSTAHGGGELQRKVVQEEDPAMDGHDNDVDNDDEEVGITIRLGKKKPELRLMKDRTCQSLPDVNSARPKALPKVVTACDSTDTDGFGEADDDDDVDDDELNQASAPVRPCDTGGTSTMAPIVEQPVGSSGEEENVSSTTATTVVVPPPNNPLVKPAPVPGTGPPMVDPNVLQVFAIDPKLINKYDGLEQTLYYIDENGSPKIREKYALQRQLAEEKRQRKQQKKLERAAKFGGSLDGEPPVQCSCFSFSRLSRKLKEMCKDGSKVTTVVATPGQGPDRPQEVSYTDTKIIGNGSFGVVFQAKLCDTGELVAIKKVLQDKRFKNRELQIMRRLEHCNIVKLKYFFYSSGEKRDDFPLDMGLFAGALQTQKDEVYLNLVLEYIPETVYKVARHYAKNKLTIPINYIRIYMYQLFRSLAYIHSLGICHRDIKPQNLLLNPETAVLKLCDFGSAKQLLDGEPNVSYICSRYYRAPELIFGAINYTTKIDVWSAGCVLAELLLGQPIFPGDSGVDQLVEIIKVLGTPTREQIKEMNPNYTEFKFPQIKSHPWQKLMLERMSFPTTTKTDHQRIRVFRTRTPPEAIALVSRLLEYTPGTRITPMQACAHPFFNELREGSKYLPNGREFPPLFNFTEQELAIQPSLNLILRPRNQNEAASKAGQSSSGSMEGGSGSSGNGGAGSSSGSGGVGGSGGGASASSAGDASNLAQQSCSGAAGGSAGAGVGSDDMAAASGGDANTCQPSAATSSMG, encoded by the exons ATGGCAGCAGTAGCGGCGACCGCGCAAGAAATGACTGACAGTGTAACGAGAGCGGCTGGAACGGCCGGGTCATCAACAGCGATAGTACCAATCATTACGCTCCCGGGAGTGTTCCGACGGCGCATGGAGAACCTGAAACACAACAGTGAGTGTGAGAATGATGAGCAGCGTCACAACCAAACACTACCATCGTTTGCCGACGCCAAGATGGCCGCCTCCGATTCGGGCGTGTTCCTCTCGATGCAGGACATCGATCGGGATCCGCCGGGCAGTGGCACAGGAAGCGTGATAGGCATGACACGTCTGCTGTCGTCCAACGGTGGCAGCAGCTCCGGAGCACGTACAAAGGAACCCACGCCTCGGTTGGACCGCGATCGGTGCACGACACTActggcaggcagcagcagttccACGGCCCACGGTGGTGGTGAGCTGCAACGAAAGGTCGTGCAAGAGGAAGACCCCGCCATGGACGGTCACGATAACGATGTAGATAACGATGATGAGGAAGTTGGTATTACGATTCGGCTTGGCAAAAAGAAGCCAGAACTGCGACTGATGAAGGATCGTACCTGCCAGAGTCTGCCCGACGTCAACAGTGCACGACCGAAAGCGCTACCAAAGGTAGTGACCGCCTGTGATAGTACTGACACGGATGGGTTTGGCGAggcggacgacgacgacgacgtggaCGACGACGAGCTCAATCAAGCATCCGCTCCGGTGAGACCTTGTGATACGGGTGGCACATCCACGATGGCCCCTATAGTGGAGCAGCCGGTCGGTAGCAGTGGTGAGGAAGAAAATGTGAGTTCTACCACTGCCACCACCGTTGTCGTCCCTCCTCCGAACAATCCGCTAGTGAAGCCAGCCCCCGTACCGGGTACGGGACCGCCAATGGTCGACCCGAACGTGCTACAAGTGTTTGCCATCGATCCCAAACTGATCAACAAGTACGATGGGTTGGAGCAGACGCTCTACTACATCGACGAAAACGGCAGCCCCAAGATCCGTGAAAAGTACGCCTTGCAACGACAGCTGGCCGAAGAAAAGCGGCAACgcaagcagcagaagaagctgGAACGTGCGGCCAAGTTTGGCGGTTCGCTCGACGGGGAACCGCCGGTGCAGTGTTCCTGCTTCAGTTTTAGCCGACTATCCCGCAAGCTCAAGGAGATGT GTAAGGACGGTTCCAAAGTGACGACGGTTGTAGCTACACCCGGACAAGGCCCAGATAGACCACAGGAAGTATCATACACAGATACTAAGATAATTGGCAATGGAAGCTTCGGTGTCGTCTTCCAGGCGAAACTCTGTGATACGGGCGAGCTAGTCGCTATCAAGAAGGTGTTACAGGACAAACGATTTAAG AACCGTGAACTACAGATCATGCGACGACTAGAACACTGTAACATCGTTAAGCTAAAATATTTCTTCTACTCGAGTGGCGAAAAG CGTGATGATTTTCCCTTGGACATGGGACTATTCGCCGGTGCCTTACAGACGCAG AAAGACGAAGTTTATCTGAACTTAGTGCTCGAATATATCCCAGAAACGGTTTATAAAGTCGCCCGTCACTATGCTAAGAACAAGTTAACGATACCTATCAACTATATCCGA ATTTACATGTATCAATTATTCAGAAGTCTTGCTTATATTCACTCGCTTGGTATCTGTCACCGTGACATCAAACCACAGAACCTGCTGCTTAATCCTGAGACGGCAGTGCTAAAGCTGTGCGACTTTGGAAGCGCCAAGCAGCTGCTGGACGGTGAGCCAAACGTGTCGTACATCTGCTCCAGATATTATCGAGCACCGGAGCTGATATTCGGCGCTATCAACTACACCACTAAAATTG ACGTATGGAGTGCAGGATGCGTGCTTGCAGAACTGTTGCTCGGACAACCAATCTTCCCGGGAGATTCTGGCGTCGATCAGCTGGTGGAAATCATCAAAGTCCTCGGCACACCGACACGGGAGCAGATCAAAGAGATGAATCCCAATTATACGGAATTCAAATTCCCTCAGATCAAGAGTCATCCATGGCAAAAG TTAATGCTAGAGCGAATGTCTTTCCCTACCACGACCAAGACCGACCACCAACGTATTAGA GTGTTCCGGACACGCACCCCACCGGAAGCGATCGCACTGGTTTCCCGTCTGCTGGAGTACACGCCGGGCACGAGAATTACTCCGATGCAAGCATGTGCCCATCCGTTCTTCAACGAATTGCGAGAAGGCAGCAAGTATCTGCCGAACGGTCGCGAATTTCCACCGTTGTTCAACTTCACCGAGCAAG AGCTTGCCATTCAGCCAAGTCTGAACCTGATTCTGAGGCCCAGAAACCAAAACGAGGCCGCTTCCAAGGCAGGACAATCGTCAAGCGGATCGATGGAAggtggcagcggcagcagtggCAACGGTGGTGCCGGCAGCTCATCTGGCAGCGGTGGCGTTGGAGGTAGTGGCGGTGGAGCTAGTGCCAGTAGCGCTGGCGATGCGAGCAACTTGGCGCAGCAATCCTGTAGCGGTGCAGCTGGAGGTAGCGCCGGCGCTGGCGTTGGATCGGACGATATGGCAGCCGCAAGTGGGGGTGATGCAAACACCTGTCAGCCTTCTGCTGCCACCTCATCGATGGGTTAG
- the LOC1274587 gene encoding protein kinase shaggy isoform X4, with amino-acid sequence MAAVAATAQEMTDSVTRAAGTAGSSTAIVPIITLPGVFRRRMENLKHNSECENDEQRHNQTLPSFADAKMAASDSGVFLSMQDIDRDPPGSGTGSVIGMTRLLSSNGGSSSGARTKEPTPRLDRDRCTTLLAGSSSSTAHGGGELQRKVVQEEDPAMDGHDNDVDNDDEEVGITIRLGKKKPELRLMKDRTCQSLPDVNSARPKALPKVVTACDSTDTDGFGEADDDDDVDDDELNQASAPVRPCDTGGTSTMAPIVEQPVGSSGEEENVSSTTATTVVVPPPNNPLVKPAPVPGTGPPMVDPNVLQVFAIDPKLINKYDGLEQTLYYIDENGSPKIREKYALQRQLAEEKRQRKQQKKLERAAKFGGSLDGEPPVQCSCFSFSRLSRKLKEMCKDGSKVTTVVATPGQGPDRPQEVSYTDTKIIGNGSFGVVFQAKLCDTGELVAIKKVLQDKRFKNRELQIMRRLEHCNIVKLKYFFYSSGEKKDEVYLNLVLEYIPETVYKVARHYAKNKLTIPINYIRIYMYQLFRSLAYIHSLGICHRDIKPQNLLLNPETAVLKLCDFGSAKQLLDGEPNVSYICSRYYRAPELIFGAINYTTKIDVWSAGCVLAELLLGQPIFPGDSGVDQLVEIIKVLGTPTREQIKEMNPNYTEFKFPQIKSHPWQKVFRTRTPPEAIALVSRLLEYTPGTRITPMQACAHPFFNELREGSKYLPNGREFPPLFNFTEQELAIQPSLNLILRPRNQNEAASKAGQSSSGSMEGGSGSSGNGGAGSSSGSGGVGGSGGGASASSAGDASNLAQQSCSGAAGGSAGAGVGSDDMAAASGGDANTCQPSAATSSMG; translated from the exons ATGGCAGCAGTAGCGGCGACCGCGCAAGAAATGACTGACAGTGTAACGAGAGCGGCTGGAACGGCCGGGTCATCAACAGCGATAGTACCAATCATTACGCTCCCGGGAGTGTTCCGACGGCGCATGGAGAACCTGAAACACAACAGTGAGTGTGAGAATGATGAGCAGCGTCACAACCAAACACTACCATCGTTTGCCGACGCCAAGATGGCCGCCTCCGATTCGGGCGTGTTCCTCTCGATGCAGGACATCGATCGGGATCCGCCGGGCAGTGGCACAGGAAGCGTGATAGGCATGACACGTCTGCTGTCGTCCAACGGTGGCAGCAGCTCCGGAGCACGTACAAAGGAACCCACGCCTCGGTTGGACCGCGATCGGTGCACGACACTActggcaggcagcagcagttccACGGCCCACGGTGGTGGTGAGCTGCAACGAAAGGTCGTGCAAGAGGAAGACCCCGCCATGGACGGTCACGATAACGATGTAGATAACGATGATGAGGAAGTTGGTATTACGATTCGGCTTGGCAAAAAGAAGCCAGAACTGCGACTGATGAAGGATCGTACCTGCCAGAGTCTGCCCGACGTCAACAGTGCACGACCGAAAGCGCTACCAAAGGTAGTGACCGCCTGTGATAGTACTGACACGGATGGGTTTGGCGAggcggacgacgacgacgacgtggaCGACGACGAGCTCAATCAAGCATCCGCTCCGGTGAGACCTTGTGATACGGGTGGCACATCCACGATGGCCCCTATAGTGGAGCAGCCGGTCGGTAGCAGTGGTGAGGAAGAAAATGTGAGTTCTACCACTGCCACCACCGTTGTCGTCCCTCCTCCGAACAATCCGCTAGTGAAGCCAGCCCCCGTACCGGGTACGGGACCGCCAATGGTCGACCCGAACGTGCTACAAGTGTTTGCCATCGATCCCAAACTGATCAACAAGTACGATGGGTTGGAGCAGACGCTCTACTACATCGACGAAAACGGCAGCCCCAAGATCCGTGAAAAGTACGCCTTGCAACGACAGCTGGCCGAAGAAAAGCGGCAACgcaagcagcagaagaagctgGAACGTGCGGCCAAGTTTGGCGGTTCGCTCGACGGGGAACCGCCGGTGCAGTGTTCCTGCTTCAGTTTTAGCCGACTATCCCGCAAGCTCAAGGAGATGT GTAAGGACGGTTCCAAAGTGACGACGGTTGTAGCTACACCCGGACAAGGCCCAGATAGACCACAGGAAGTATCATACACAGATACTAAGATAATTGGCAATGGAAGCTTCGGTGTCGTCTTCCAGGCGAAACTCTGTGATACGGGCGAGCTAGTCGCTATCAAGAAGGTGTTACAGGACAAACGATTTAAG AACCGTGAACTACAGATCATGCGACGACTAGAACACTGTAACATCGTTAAGCTAAAATATTTCTTCTACTCGAGTGGCGAAAAG AAAGACGAAGTTTATCTGAACTTAGTGCTCGAATATATCCCAGAAACGGTTTATAAAGTCGCCCGTCACTATGCTAAGAACAAGTTAACGATACCTATCAACTATATCCGA ATTTACATGTATCAATTATTCAGAAGTCTTGCTTATATTCACTCGCTTGGTATCTGTCACCGTGACATCAAACCACAGAACCTGCTGCTTAATCCTGAGACGGCAGTGCTAAAGCTGTGCGACTTTGGAAGCGCCAAGCAGCTGCTGGACGGTGAGCCAAACGTGTCGTACATCTGCTCCAGATATTATCGAGCACCGGAGCTGATATTCGGCGCTATCAACTACACCACTAAAATTG ACGTATGGAGTGCAGGATGCGTGCTTGCAGAACTGTTGCTCGGACAACCAATCTTCCCGGGAGATTCTGGCGTCGATCAGCTGGTGGAAATCATCAAAGTCCTCGGCACACCGACACGGGAGCAGATCAAAGAGATGAATCCCAATTATACGGAATTCAAATTCCCTCAGATCAAGAGTCATCCATGGCAAAAG GTGTTCCGGACACGCACCCCACCGGAAGCGATCGCACTGGTTTCCCGTCTGCTGGAGTACACGCCGGGCACGAGAATTACTCCGATGCAAGCATGTGCCCATCCGTTCTTCAACGAATTGCGAGAAGGCAGCAAGTATCTGCCGAACGGTCGCGAATTTCCACCGTTGTTCAACTTCACCGAGCAAG AGCTTGCCATTCAGCCAAGTCTGAACCTGATTCTGAGGCCCAGAAACCAAAACGAGGCCGCTTCCAAGGCAGGACAATCGTCAAGCGGATCGATGGAAggtggcagcggcagcagtggCAACGGTGGTGCCGGCAGCTCATCTGGCAGCGGTGGCGTTGGAGGTAGTGGCGGTGGAGCTAGTGCCAGTAGCGCTGGCGATGCGAGCAACTTGGCGCAGCAATCCTGTAGCGGTGCAGCTGGAGGTAGCGCCGGCGCTGGCGTTGGATCGGACGATATGGCAGCCGCAAGTGGGGGTGATGCAAACACCTGTCAGCCTTCTGCTGCCACCTCATCGATGGGTTAG
- the LOC1274587 gene encoding protein kinase shaggy isoform X3: protein MAAVAATAQEMTDSVTRAAGTAGSSTAIVPIITLPGVFRRRMENLKHNSECENDEQRHNQTLPSFADAKMAASDSGVFLSMQDIDRDPPGSGTGSVIGMTRLLSSNGGSSSGARTKEPTPRLDRDRCTTLLAGSSSSTAHGGGELQRKVVQEEDPAMDGHDNDVDNDDEEVGITIRLGKKKPELRLMKDRTCQSLPDVNSARPKALPKVVTACDSTDTDGFGEADDDDDVDDDELNQASAPVRPCDTGGTSTMAPIVEQPVGSSGEEENVSSTTATTVVVPPPNNPLVKPAPVPGTGPPMVDPNVLQVFAIDPKLINKYDGLEQTLYYIDENGSPKIREKYALQRQLAEEKRQRKQQKKLERAAKFGGSLDGEPPVQCSCFSFSRLSRKLKEMCKDGSKVTTVVATPGQGPDRPQEVSYTDTKIIGNGSFGVVFQAKLCDTGELVAIKKVLQDKRFKNRELQIMRRLEHCNIVKLKYFFYSSGEKRDDFPLDMGLFAGALQTQKDEVYLNLVLEYIPETVYKVARHYAKNKLTIPINYIRIYMYQLFRSLAYIHSLGICHRDIKPQNLLLNPETAVLKLCDFGSAKQLLDGEPNVSYICSRYYRAPELIFGAINYTTKIDVWSAGCVLAELLLGQPIFPGDSGVDQLVEIIKVLGTPTREQIKEMNPNYTEFKFPQIKSHPWQKVFRTRTPPEAIALVSRLLEYTPGTRITPMQACAHPFFNELREGSKYLPNGREFPPLFNFTEQELAIQPSLNLILRPRNQNEAASKAGQSSSGSMEGGSGSSGNGGAGSSSGSGGVGGSGGGASASSAGDASNLAQQSCSGAAGGSAGAGVGSDDMAAASGGDANTCQPSAATSSMG from the exons ATGGCAGCAGTAGCGGCGACCGCGCAAGAAATGACTGACAGTGTAACGAGAGCGGCTGGAACGGCCGGGTCATCAACAGCGATAGTACCAATCATTACGCTCCCGGGAGTGTTCCGACGGCGCATGGAGAACCTGAAACACAACAGTGAGTGTGAGAATGATGAGCAGCGTCACAACCAAACACTACCATCGTTTGCCGACGCCAAGATGGCCGCCTCCGATTCGGGCGTGTTCCTCTCGATGCAGGACATCGATCGGGATCCGCCGGGCAGTGGCACAGGAAGCGTGATAGGCATGACACGTCTGCTGTCGTCCAACGGTGGCAGCAGCTCCGGAGCACGTACAAAGGAACCCACGCCTCGGTTGGACCGCGATCGGTGCACGACACTActggcaggcagcagcagttccACGGCCCACGGTGGTGGTGAGCTGCAACGAAAGGTCGTGCAAGAGGAAGACCCCGCCATGGACGGTCACGATAACGATGTAGATAACGATGATGAGGAAGTTGGTATTACGATTCGGCTTGGCAAAAAGAAGCCAGAACTGCGACTGATGAAGGATCGTACCTGCCAGAGTCTGCCCGACGTCAACAGTGCACGACCGAAAGCGCTACCAAAGGTAGTGACCGCCTGTGATAGTACTGACACGGATGGGTTTGGCGAggcggacgacgacgacgacgtggaCGACGACGAGCTCAATCAAGCATCCGCTCCGGTGAGACCTTGTGATACGGGTGGCACATCCACGATGGCCCCTATAGTGGAGCAGCCGGTCGGTAGCAGTGGTGAGGAAGAAAATGTGAGTTCTACCACTGCCACCACCGTTGTCGTCCCTCCTCCGAACAATCCGCTAGTGAAGCCAGCCCCCGTACCGGGTACGGGACCGCCAATGGTCGACCCGAACGTGCTACAAGTGTTTGCCATCGATCCCAAACTGATCAACAAGTACGATGGGTTGGAGCAGACGCTCTACTACATCGACGAAAACGGCAGCCCCAAGATCCGTGAAAAGTACGCCTTGCAACGACAGCTGGCCGAAGAAAAGCGGCAACgcaagcagcagaagaagctgGAACGTGCGGCCAAGTTTGGCGGTTCGCTCGACGGGGAACCGCCGGTGCAGTGTTCCTGCTTCAGTTTTAGCCGACTATCCCGCAAGCTCAAGGAGATGT GTAAGGACGGTTCCAAAGTGACGACGGTTGTAGCTACACCCGGACAAGGCCCAGATAGACCACAGGAAGTATCATACACAGATACTAAGATAATTGGCAATGGAAGCTTCGGTGTCGTCTTCCAGGCGAAACTCTGTGATACGGGCGAGCTAGTCGCTATCAAGAAGGTGTTACAGGACAAACGATTTAAG AACCGTGAACTACAGATCATGCGACGACTAGAACACTGTAACATCGTTAAGCTAAAATATTTCTTCTACTCGAGTGGCGAAAAG CGTGATGATTTTCCCTTGGACATGGGACTATTCGCCGGTGCCTTACAGACGCAG AAAGACGAAGTTTATCTGAACTTAGTGCTCGAATATATCCCAGAAACGGTTTATAAAGTCGCCCGTCACTATGCTAAGAACAAGTTAACGATACCTATCAACTATATCCGA ATTTACATGTATCAATTATTCAGAAGTCTTGCTTATATTCACTCGCTTGGTATCTGTCACCGTGACATCAAACCACAGAACCTGCTGCTTAATCCTGAGACGGCAGTGCTAAAGCTGTGCGACTTTGGAAGCGCCAAGCAGCTGCTGGACGGTGAGCCAAACGTGTCGTACATCTGCTCCAGATATTATCGAGCACCGGAGCTGATATTCGGCGCTATCAACTACACCACTAAAATTG ACGTATGGAGTGCAGGATGCGTGCTTGCAGAACTGTTGCTCGGACAACCAATCTTCCCGGGAGATTCTGGCGTCGATCAGCTGGTGGAAATCATCAAAGTCCTCGGCACACCGACACGGGAGCAGATCAAAGAGATGAATCCCAATTATACGGAATTCAAATTCCCTCAGATCAAGAGTCATCCATGGCAAAAG GTGTTCCGGACACGCACCCCACCGGAAGCGATCGCACTGGTTTCCCGTCTGCTGGAGTACACGCCGGGCACGAGAATTACTCCGATGCAAGCATGTGCCCATCCGTTCTTCAACGAATTGCGAGAAGGCAGCAAGTATCTGCCGAACGGTCGCGAATTTCCACCGTTGTTCAACTTCACCGAGCAAG AGCTTGCCATTCAGCCAAGTCTGAACCTGATTCTGAGGCCCAGAAACCAAAACGAGGCCGCTTCCAAGGCAGGACAATCGTCAAGCGGATCGATGGAAggtggcagcggcagcagtggCAACGGTGGTGCCGGCAGCTCATCTGGCAGCGGTGGCGTTGGAGGTAGTGGCGGTGGAGCTAGTGCCAGTAGCGCTGGCGATGCGAGCAACTTGGCGCAGCAATCCTGTAGCGGTGCAGCTGGAGGTAGCGCCGGCGCTGGCGTTGGATCGGACGATATGGCAGCCGCAAGTGGGGGTGATGCAAACACCTGTCAGCCTTCTGCTGCCACCTCATCGATGGGTTAG